The Akkermansia muciniphila genome includes the window GTACGGCCCCCCAGCAAATGCCCCAGCCCGAAGTTGATCCCGCAGATCAGCAGGGAAACCGCGCCGATCTGCTCCAGCACGCGTTCCGAAATGCCGTCACGGGAAGAAATATCATAAGAGGCGTTCGCCGCGATCAGCACCAGAATCACCACCCAGATGCCGAAGGTAACATCCTTCAGCTTCCGCGGCCATGCAATGGCCCGCGGATAAAAACGCCGCGCCGCCAGCGCCAGCGCCAGCGGAAGAAGCATCACCAGGGAAATATTCCCTGCCACGTTCAGATAAATCTCAAAGCCCCCCTGCCCCACAACCGCCGGCAGGATGAAGGGCAGCAGGGCGCAGATGATGCCATTGGCCAGCAGGAGGGCGGTCAGCATAAACTCCACGCTGCCGCCCAGCAGCCCCATCACTACCGGAGCCGCCGTGGCCGTGGGCATGATGCCTACGAAGAAGGCTGCCTCCGCCAGATAACCGTTCCCGAAGATGAGGCGGCATACGCCCCAGGCCGCCAGGGCCACGAGCAGGTTGGCCCCCACCAGAAGCCAGTGTGTCCGCTCCGGCTTCATCCGCTTGAAGCGGATGCCCAGAAACGTCACAAACAGCATCACGATCAGCATCCACTTGAACGTCCAGCTATAGACGTGCAGGCCGGGCATCAGGTATCCCGCAATAAAGGCCGCCACAATGGCAAACGTGCGGATGAGGGATTTGAACATGGGGTACGGGCGGCAG containing:
- a CDS encoding bile acid:sodium symporter family protein is translated as MFKSLIRTFAIVAAFIAGYLMPGLHVYSWTFKWMLIVMLFVTFLGIRFKRMKPERTHWLLVGANLLVALAAWGVCRLIFGNGYLAEAAFFVGIMPTATAAPVVMGLLGGSVEFMLTALLLANGIICALLPFILPAVVGQGGFEIYLNVAGNISLVMLLPLALALAARRFYPRAIAWPRKLKDVTFGIWVVILVLIAANASYDISSRDGISERVLEQIGAVSLLICGINFGLGHLLGGRTRAAEGSQALGQKNTTLSIYLALTYASPIAALGPTFYVLWHNLWNAWQLYQASERKRRNG